TCTGGCGGGCGGTGCCTGCCATGATGCGGGAGGCGCGCTCCAGATTGGTGGTGTTCAGGTCCGCGAGCTTCATCTTGGTGGCTTCGAGGAGCTGGGCCTTGGTGATCTTGGCGACCTTCGTCTTGTTGGCTTCCTTGGAGCCGCTGGCAATGTTGGCCACCTTCTTGAGAAGGTTGGAAGCCGGGGGCTGCTTGGTGATAAAGGTGAAGCTCTTGTCCTTGAACACCGTGATGACGGTGGGCAGCACTTCACCACCGGCCTTGGCGGTCGCGGCGTTGAACTCCTTGCAGAACGCCATGATGTTCACACCGGCCTGACCGAGAGCAGGGCCGATGGGCGGTGCGGGGTTGGCGGCACCAGCTTTGATCTGGAGCTTGATGAGTTTGATGATTTCCTTGGCCATGTGTTTGTTTTCCTTGCTTGCTTAAGATGAGATTCAGTGCGGCGGTGCGCGGCTTACGCCTTCTCGACCTGCCAGTATTCGAGATCGACCGGAGTGGAGCGGCCGAAGATGTTGACGGAGACGCGCAGCGTGCCGCGTTCGGGATCGATTTCCTCCACCACGCCGTTCTGGCTTTCGAAGGGACCGTCCGCCACACGCACGGTGTCGCCGGGGCTGAAGGAGATCTTGGGCACGGCGCCGTCATCTTTGTCACGCACCTGGGCCAGCATGGCCTCCACTTCCTTGGCGCGCATCGGAATGGGGTGGTCCTTGGTACCGGCAAAGTTGAGGACGCCGTCGGTGTCCTTCACAAAGTACCAGGTCTTGTCCACCAGGCGGTTGTGCTCGTCGAGCAGGTGGCAGTTGGCGATGACGTAACCGGGGAAAAACTTGCGGTTGCTCTCAGAGCGCTTGCCCTTCTTCACCTCGGCCACACGTTCCATCGGGACGAGCACCTGGTAAACAAAGTCTCCCATCTCCTCTTTTTCGATGCGGCGGAGCATGTTGTCGCGGACCTTTTGTTCAAGGCCTGAGCGGACGTGGATGACAAACCACTGATCACGGGGTGCGGGGATGGCTCCCATAAGATTCGGAGGAGAAAGGTGGTTGAGGGGGGAAATTACATGCCAATCTTCTGAGCGGCCTCAAAGGCCCACTTGAAGGTGACGTCAAACGCTGCCACGAAACCTCCGAGGAGGATCATCGCGATGAAGACCACCACTGTGGATTCATTCAGCTCGCGGTATTTGGCAAAGCCCTTTTCCTTGGGGTCCCAGGGCCACGTGGCCTTTTTGAGTTCCAGGGCGACTTCGCTGATGTATTTGCGGATGCGGCTCATGTGAAGCGTTTCTTGATCTGCGGAGATTTCCGGGACTTTCGCTGGCAGGCCAGGAGGGACTCGAACCCCCAACCGACGGTTTTGGAGACCGCTACTCTACCAATTGAGCTACTGACCTGTGTAAGCGAGAAAGGCTTCCCGGAATGTTTAACAAAAACTTGGGCTGTCTGCAAGTTCATTGCCTCGCTCATCTCACTTTAGGAGACGAAATCACCGCCGGGCCTGTGCGCCAGACCCGGCGGGATTCGAGACAAACGAACTGCGCGGGGACTAGTCGAGGATGTTGGCCACGCGGCCGGCACCCACGGTCTTGCCACCTTCACGGATGGCGAAGCGGATGGTCTTTTCCATGGCGATCGGGGTGATCAGCTCGACTTCGATCGAGACGTTGTCACCAGGCATCACCATTTCCACGCCTTCAGGAAGCTTCACGCTGCCGGTCACGTCCGTGGTGCGGAAGTAGAACTGCGGGCGGTAGTTGTTGAAGAAGGGGGTGTGGCGGCCGCCTTCGTCCTTGGAAAGGACGTACACTTCAGCGGTGAACTTCTTGTGCGGGGTCACAGAGCCGGGCTTGGCGATG
The sequence above is drawn from the Prosthecobacter vanneervenii genome and encodes:
- the rplK gene encoding 50S ribosomal protein L11 gives rise to the protein MAKEIIKLIKLQIKAGAANPAPPIGPALGQAGVNIMAFCKEFNAATAKAGGEVLPTVITVFKDKSFTFITKQPPASNLLKKVANIASGSKEANKTKVAKITKAQLLEATKMKLADLNTTNLERASRIMAGTARQMGIEIID
- a CDS encoding preprotein translocase subunit SecE gives rise to the protein MSRIRKYISEVALELKKATWPWDPKEKGFAKYRELNESTVVVFIAMILLGGFVAAFDVTFKWAFEAAQKIGM
- the nusG gene encoding transcription termination/antitermination protein NusG; amino-acid sequence: MGAIPAPRDQWFVIHVRSGLEQKVRDNMLRRIEKEEMGDFVYQVLVPMERVAEVKKGKRSESNRKFFPGYVIANCHLLDEHNRLVDKTWYFVKDTDGVLNFAGTKDHPIPMRAKEVEAMLAQVRDKDDGAVPKISFSPGDTVRVADGPFESQNGVVEEIDPERGTLRVSVNIFGRSTPVDLEYWQVEKA